The Pseudomonas sp. TH06 genome has a window encoding:
- a CDS encoding phasin family protein, with protein sequence MAGKKNTDKEGSSWIGKVEDYSRKIWLAGLGVYSKIDTDGSKLFDTLVKDGEKAEKLTKSAVGKKVDAAKDSASSAKSRISGVKDRALGKWDELEGAFDKRLNSAISRLGVPSRNEVKALHSKVENLTKQIEKLTGEKTRPVAAKAAAAKPAAKTAAAKPAAKTAAKPLVKAAAKPAAKAAAKPAAKTAAAKPAAKAAAKPVAAKAAAKPAAKTAAKPAAKPAAKPAAKTAAAKPAAKPAAKPAAAKKPAAKKPAAPKPAAPAAVKPATAAAPVSTSNSAAAPTPAATPTAASTPSTPTSQS encoded by the coding sequence ATGGCTGGTAAAAAGAACACCGATAAAGAAGGCAGCTCGTGGATTGGGAAGGTCGAAGACTACTCCCGTAAAATCTGGCTGGCTGGTTTAGGCGTGTACTCGAAGATCGACACTGACGGCAGCAAGCTCTTCGATACATTGGTCAAAGACGGCGAGAAAGCCGAGAAGCTCACCAAGTCCGCAGTCGGCAAAAAAGTCGATGCCGCCAAGGATTCCGCTTCTTCGGCCAAATCGCGCATCAGCGGCGTGAAAGATCGCGCACTGGGCAAGTGGGACGAGCTGGAAGGGGCTTTCGACAAGCGCCTGAACAGCGCGATTTCGCGCCTGGGCGTACCGAGCCGCAACGAAGTGAAAGCTCTGCACAGCAAGGTAGAAAACCTGACCAAGCAGATCGAAAAACTGACTGGCGAGAAGACCCGTCCGGTAGCGGCGAAAGCTGCTGCGGCAAAACCGGCAGCGAAAACTGCAGCGGCTAAACCAGCGGCGAAAACCGCGGCCAAGCCATTGGTAAAAGCGGCAGCTAAACCTGCAGCGAAAGCAGCCGCCAAGCCCGCAGCCAAAACTGCCGCTGCCAAGCCTGCCGCCAAAGCAGCGGCCAAACCGGTCGCCGCCAAAGCCGCAGCCAAACCTGCTGCCAAAACTGCAGCGAAGCCAGCTGCAAAACCAGCCGCCAAGCCAGCAGCGAAAACCGCTGCCGCCAAACCGGCTGCCAAGCCAGCGGCCAAACCCGCTGCGGCGAAAAAACCGGCAGCGAAAAAACCGGCCGCGCCGAAACCGGCAGCACCTGCCGCCGTCAAACCTGCCACTGCGGCAGCTCCGGTCAGCACGTCGAACTCCGCCGCTGCACCGACTCCGGCGGCGACCCCGACTGCTGCATCGACGCCGTCGACGCCAACCAGTCAGTCCTGA
- a CDS encoding phasin family protein, translating to MAKVILKKKIDASTSALSDVKSYARKIWLAGLGAYAKVGQEGSEYFQELIKAGQTVEKKGKKVVTEKLEAANAEIDDAKSEVSSFKGRVEVQLDKVEKAFDSRVASALNRIGIPSKHDVETLSAKLDELTALLERVARKS from the coding sequence ATGGCCAAAGTTATTTTGAAGAAAAAAATCGACGCTTCGACTTCTGCTCTGAGCGACGTCAAATCCTATGCCCGCAAGATCTGGCTGGCAGGCCTGGGTGCCTACGCCAAGGTCGGCCAAGAGGGCAGCGAGTACTTTCAAGAGTTGATCAAGGCTGGTCAAACTGTTGAAAAGAAAGGCAAAAAAGTAGTTACCGAAAAACTCGAAGCGGCCAACGCCGAGATCGACGATGCCAAGAGCGAAGTCAGTTCTTTCAAAGGTCGTGTCGAAGTTCAGCTCGACAAGGTCGAGAAGGCGTTCGACTCCCGTGTAGCAAGCGCCTTGAATCGTATCGGCATTCCGTCTAAACATGACGTTGAGACACTCTCTGCTAAGCTCGATGAGCTGACGGCATTGCTCGAACGCGTCGCGCGTAAATCTTAA
- a CDS encoding polyhydroxyalkanoic acid system family protein, which produces MAKISVERAHSLGKEAAREKADKLAQKLSEQYGLEPQWSGDTLNLKRSGVKGAVHVAEDSIKVDVELGLMMSAMSGMIKAEIEKALDKALV; this is translated from the coding sequence ATGGCCAAAATCAGTGTTGAGCGTGCGCACAGCCTGGGCAAGGAAGCCGCCCGCGAGAAGGCCGACAAACTGGCGCAGAAACTCTCCGAGCAATATGGTCTGGAGCCGCAGTGGTCGGGCGACACCCTGAACCTCAAGCGCTCGGGCGTGAAGGGTGCGGTGCACGTGGCGGAAGACTCGATCAAGGTCGACGTGGAACTGGGCCTGATGATGTCGGCCATGAGCGGCATGATCAAAGCCGAGATCGAGAAGGCACTCGACAAAGCGCTGGTCTGA
- the ubiE gene encoding bifunctional demethylmenaquinone methyltransferase/2-methoxy-6-polyprenyl-1,4-benzoquinol methylase UbiE, with protein MTDQRKGSDAEPTTHFGFKNVPESQKAEKVAEVFHSVAAKYDLMNDLLSGGMHRLWKRFAIELSGVRSGNRVLDIAGGTGDLTKKFSHLVGPTGQVVLADINESMLKVGRDRLLDLGVSGNVEFVQADAEKLPFPDNHFDCVTIAFGLRNVTHKEDALRSMLRVLKPGGRLLVLEFSKPTNALMSKAYDAYSFAFMPLMGKLITNDSESYRYLAESIRMHPNQETLKSMMVDAGFDRVTYHNMTAGIVALHRGIKP; from the coding sequence ATGACTGATCAGCGCAAAGGCAGCGATGCCGAACCCACCACTCACTTCGGCTTCAAAAACGTTCCGGAAAGCCAGAAAGCGGAAAAAGTCGCTGAGGTTTTCCACTCGGTAGCCGCCAAGTACGACCTGATGAACGACCTTCTGTCGGGCGGCATGCACCGTCTGTGGAAGCGTTTTGCGATCGAACTGTCGGGCGTGCGCAGCGGTAACCGCGTACTGGATATTGCCGGTGGCACTGGCGACCTGACCAAAAAGTTTTCGCACCTGGTTGGCCCTACCGGTCAGGTCGTATTGGCCGACATCAACGAATCGATGCTCAAGGTCGGTCGTGACCGCCTGCTGGATCTGGGTGTGTCGGGCAACGTTGAATTCGTTCAGGCGGACGCGGAAAAACTGCCGTTCCCGGACAACCACTTCGACTGCGTGACCATCGCCTTCGGCCTGCGCAACGTGACGCACAAGGAAGACGCGCTGCGCTCGATGCTGCGCGTGCTCAAGCCCGGCGGTCGTCTGCTGGTGCTGGAGTTCTCCAAGCCGACCAACGCACTGATGTCGAAAGCCTACGACGCCTACTCGTTCGCTTTCATGCCGCTGATGGGCAAGCTGATCACCAACGACTCGGAAAGCTATCGCTACCTGGCCGAATCGATCCGCATGCACCCGAATCAGGAAACCCTGAAGTCGATGATGGTCGACGCTGGTTTCGACCGCGTGACCTATCACAACATGACCGCAGGCATCGTCGCCCTGCACCGCGGCATCAAGCCCTGA
- a CDS encoding SCP2 domain-containing protein, protein MLLTGLLASVELGLNRVLRLDSTALPRLAHLTGKVIAVDCRNPALQLFILPSDEGLMLASHWETGVDCTLRAPASSLIKLAVSKDKTAVLHAPEVELDGDSGVLLELAGVLQDLELDWEYELSRWLGPVATQLVGGHLRSRARWYQQGFASLNQNLAEYLAEESRTLVGQREAEARFSELDRIKLDLERLEARFERLSRSLDPSDNA, encoded by the coding sequence ATGTTGCTCACCGGGCTGCTCGCCAGCGTCGAACTCGGGCTGAACCGGGTGCTGCGTCTCGACAGCACGGCGCTGCCGCGGCTGGCGCATCTGACCGGCAAGGTGATTGCCGTGGATTGCCGCAACCCGGCGTTGCAACTGTTCATCCTGCCGAGCGATGAAGGCCTGATGCTGGCTTCGCACTGGGAAACCGGTGTCGACTGCACCTTGCGTGCGCCGGCTTCCAGCCTGATCAAACTGGCCGTGAGCAAGGACAAGACGGCGGTGCTGCACGCCCCGGAAGTCGAGCTTGATGGCGACAGCGGCGTGCTGCTGGAACTGGCCGGCGTGCTGCAGGATCTCGAGCTGGATTGGGAGTACGAACTCTCGCGCTGGCTCGGCCCGGTCGCCACGCAACTGGTCGGTGGCCACCTGCGCAGCCGCGCCCGCTGGTATCAACAAGGATTTGCCAGCCTCAACCAGAATCTCGCCGAATACCTCGCCGAAGAATCGCGCACCCTCGTCGGGCAGCGCGAAGCCGAAGCGCGGTTCAGCGAACTGGACCGGATCAAACTTGATCTGGAACGCCTCGAGGCGCGTTTCGAGCGCCTTTCCCGATCCCTCGACCCAAGCGATAACGCATGA
- the ubiB gene encoding ubiquinone biosynthesis regulatory protein kinase UbiB, giving the protein MKLLAVRRLLRIQRVVIRYRLDDLLFDLPLPWFLLALRYVLPWRWFPRKPLELARGARLRLALQDLGPIFIKFGQILSTRRDLLPEDIADELMRLQDRVPPFDSQLSIKLIEEQLGKKISDVFSRFDVEPLASASVAQVHAAQLKSGEEVVVKVIRPGLKPIIAQDLAWLFILARAAEKVSADARLLHPVDVVQDYEKTIYDELDLLREAANASQLKRNFEGSPLLYVPQVYWDWCRPKVLVMERIYGIQVTDLATLADQRTDMKMLAERGVEIFFTQVFRDSFFHADMHPGNIFVSTVNPWSPQYIAIDCGIVGSLTPEDQDYLARNLFAFFKRDYRRVAQLHIDSGWVPAETKLNEFEAAIRTVCEPIFEKPLKDISFGQVLMRLFQTARRFNMEVQPQLVLLQKTLLNIEGLGRQLYPDLDLWNTAQPFLERWMRERVSPKALLGNVQSQFEQIPHLANMARDLLERMSQPHANDPPPPWHKRKDDWFLRLLGSAHLAGGTILAAGGPMHELGHWPAGIMVAVGLYLVVRR; this is encoded by the coding sequence ATGAAGCTGCTTGCCGTCCGCCGTCTGTTGCGCATCCAGCGCGTCGTGATCCGTTACCGTCTCGATGATCTGCTGTTCGATCTGCCGCTGCCCTGGTTTCTGCTGGCGCTGCGTTACGTGCTGCCATGGCGCTGGTTTCCGCGCAAGCCGCTGGAGCTGGCCCGTGGCGCGCGTTTGCGCCTGGCGTTGCAGGATCTCGGGCCGATTTTCATCAAGTTCGGGCAGATCCTCTCAACTCGCCGTGACCTGCTGCCGGAAGACATTGCCGATGAGCTGATGCGCTTGCAGGATCGCGTGCCGCCGTTCGATTCGCAGCTCTCGATCAAGCTGATCGAAGAGCAGCTGGGCAAGAAGATCAGCGACGTGTTCAGCCGTTTCGACGTTGAACCACTGGCCTCGGCCTCGGTCGCGCAGGTGCATGCCGCGCAGCTGAAAAGCGGTGAAGAAGTCGTGGTGAAGGTAATCCGCCCGGGTCTGAAGCCGATCATCGCCCAGGATCTGGCGTGGCTGTTCATCCTCGCCCGCGCCGCCGAAAAAGTCTCGGCCGACGCCCGCCTGCTGCACCCGGTGGACGTGGTTCAGGACTACGAAAAAACCATCTACGACGAACTCGACCTGCTGCGCGAGGCGGCGAATGCCAGCCAGTTGAAGCGCAACTTCGAAGGTTCGCCGCTGCTCTACGTGCCGCAAGTCTATTGGGACTGGTGCCGGCCGAAAGTGCTGGTGATGGAGCGCATCTACGGGATTCAGGTAACGGATCTGGCGACCCTCGCCGACCAGCGCACCGACATGAAAATGCTCGCCGAGCGCGGCGTGGAGATCTTCTTCACCCAGGTGTTCCGCGACAGTTTCTTCCACGCCGACATGCACCCGGGCAATATCTTCGTCAGCACCGTCAACCCGTGGAGCCCGCAGTACATCGCGATCGACTGCGGCATCGTCGGCAGCCTGACCCCGGAAGATCAGGATTATCTGGCGCGCAACCTGTTCGCTTTCTTCAAGCGTGACTACCGTCGCGTGGCGCAGTTGCACATCGACTCGGGCTGGGTGCCGGCAGAGACCAAGCTCAACGAATTCGAAGCGGCGATCCGCACCGTCTGCGAGCCGATCTTCGAAAAACCGTTAAAAGATATTTCATTTGGCCAGGTGCTGATGCGCCTGTTCCAGACCGCACGACGCTTCAACATGGAAGTGCAGCCGCAACTGGTGCTGCTGCAAAAGACCTTGTTGAACATCGAAGGTCTCGGTCGTCAGCTCTATCCGGATCTGGATCTGTGGAACACCGCGCAGCCGTTCCTCGAACGCTGGATGCGCGAGCGCGTCAGCCCGAAAGCCTTGCTCGGCAACGTACAGAGCCAGTTCGAACAGATTCCGCATCTGGCCAACATGGCCCGTGACCTGCTCGAACGCATGTCCCAACCGCACGCCAACGACCCGCCACCACCATGGCACAAACGCAAGGACGACTGGTTCCTGCGCCTGCTCGGCAGCGCCCATCTGGCGGGCGGCACGATCCTCGCCGCCGGTGGCCCGATGCATGAATTGGGGCATTGGCCGGCGGGAATCATGGTGGCAGTCGGCTTGTATCTGGTCGTTCGCCGATAG
- the hisI gene encoding phosphoribosyl-AMP cyclohydrolase, producing the protein MKNWLDEIKWDADGLVPAIAQDHKTGRVLMMAWMNREALELTAAENRAIYWSRSRGKLWRKGEESGHVQTLHEMRLDCDADVIILMVEQIGDIACHTGRQSCFYRVFENGDWKTVDPVLKDPHAIYSAGHKHE; encoded by the coding sequence ATGAAAAACTGGCTGGACGAGATCAAGTGGGACGCTGATGGCCTGGTGCCGGCGATTGCCCAGGATCACAAGACCGGACGCGTGCTGATGATGGCCTGGATGAACCGCGAAGCGCTCGAACTGACCGCCGCGGAAAACCGTGCAATCTACTGGTCACGTTCCCGTGGCAAGCTGTGGCGCAAGGGCGAAGAGTCCGGCCATGTGCAGACCCTGCATGAAATGCGTCTGGACTGTGACGCCGACGTGATCATCCTGATGGTTGAACAGATCGGCGACATCGCTTGCCATACCGGCCGTCAAAGCTGCTTTTACCGTGTCTTCGAAAACGGCGACTGGAAAACCGTCGATCCGGTTTTGAAAGACCCGCACGCAATCTACTCCGCAGGACACAAACATGAGTGA
- a CDS encoding phosphoribosyl-ATP diphosphatase, with translation MSDTLTRLAQVLEERKGAAADSSYVASLYHKGLNKILEKVGEESVETIIAAKDAAISGDCSDVIYETADLWFHSMVMLAQLGQHPQAVLDELDRRFGLSGHVEKASRPSA, from the coding sequence ATGAGTGACACCCTGACCCGCCTCGCTCAGGTGCTTGAAGAGCGCAAGGGCGCTGCTGCCGACAGCTCATATGTAGCTAGTCTGTATCACAAGGGCTTGAACAAGATTCTGGAGAAAGTCGGCGAAGAGTCGGTCGAAACCATTATTGCCGCCAAGGACGCCGCCATCAGCGGCGACTGCAGCGACGTGATCTACGAGACCGCCGACCTGTGGTTCCACAGCATGGTCATGCTCGCCCAACTGGGGCAGCATCCGCAGGCCGTGCTGGATGAACTGGATCGTCGCTTCGGCCTGTCCGGACACGTCGAGAAAGCCTCGCGTCCGTCCGCCTGA
- a CDS encoding twin-arginine translocase TatA/TatE family subunit, with the protein MGIFDWKHWIVILVVVVLVFGTKKLKNLGTDVGESIKGFRKAMNDDEKSAADPTVTPAQPVPPVQPQATAQANPPHTIDVQAQKVEEPIRKDV; encoded by the coding sequence ATGGGCATTTTTGACTGGAAACACTGGATCGTCATTCTGGTTGTCGTGGTGCTGGTGTTCGGCACCAAGAAACTGAAAAACCTCGGCACCGACGTCGGCGAATCGATCAAGGGCTTTCGCAAAGCCATGAACGACGACGAGAAATCCGCCGCTGATCCAACCGTGACGCCTGCGCAACCGGTGCCACCGGTACAGCCGCAAGCCACCGCTCAGGCCAACCCGCCGCACACCATCGACGTGCAGGCGCAGAAAGTCGAAGAGCCGATCCGCAAAGACGTGTGA
- the tatB gene encoding Sec-independent protein translocase protein TatB — protein MFGISFSELLLVGLVALLVLGPERLPGAARTAGLWVGRLKRSFNAIKQEVEREIGADEIRRQLHNEHILSLEQEARKIFQPVQQEPTPVEVEHVGQQTIHAPTAPAAPAAPAPAPTPAPAAVVAPTEPVPVAAEASVEHVAPNAAPITPAPHDTTLPPRAP, from the coding sequence ATGTTTGGTATCAGCTTCTCTGAACTGCTGCTCGTCGGCCTCGTTGCCTTGCTGGTGCTCGGCCCCGAGCGTCTGCCGGGCGCTGCGCGCACTGCTGGCCTGTGGGTCGGTCGGCTGAAGCGCAGCTTCAACGCGATCAAACAGGAAGTTGAACGTGAAATCGGTGCCGACGAGATTCGTCGGCAACTGCACAACGAGCACATTCTGTCGCTGGAGCAAGAGGCGCGGAAGATTTTCCAGCCGGTTCAGCAGGAGCCGACGCCGGTTGAAGTTGAACATGTCGGACAGCAGACGATTCATGCGCCAACCGCGCCTGCTGCACCTGCTGCACCTGCACCAGCGCCAACACCAGCACCTGCTGCCGTTGTAGCGCCGACAGAACCTGTGCCCGTTGCCGCAGAAGCTTCGGTTGAACACGTTGCGCCCAACGCCGCGCCGATCACACCAGCGCCTCACGACACCACTTTGCCGCCGCGAGCCCCATGA
- the tatC gene encoding twin-arginine translocase subunit TatC, protein MTGPSLPENDQHMPLVSHLTELRTRLLRCVAAIFIIFAGLFAFTQQIYTFVSTPLRQYLPVGATMIATDVSSPFLTPLKLTMMVSLFLAIPVILHQIWGFIAPGLYKHEKRIAVPLLVSSILLFYTGMAFAYYFVFPLIFKFFAAATPAGVEMMTDIASYLDFVMTLFFAFGVAFEIPVAVVLLVWIGVVDVKYLKKIRPYVIIGCFVVGMILTPPDIFSQTLLAVPMWMLFEIGILFGGLISKRERPDETADDHNDQPPATQA, encoded by the coding sequence ATGACAGGCCCTAGCCTCCCCGAAAACGACCAGCACATGCCGCTGGTTTCGCACCTCACCGAGTTGCGCACCCGTCTGCTGCGTTGCGTGGCGGCGATCTTCATCATCTTCGCCGGGCTGTTCGCCTTCACCCAGCAGATCTACACCTTCGTCTCGACGCCGCTGCGCCAGTACCTGCCGGTCGGCGCAACGATGATCGCCACCGACGTGTCGTCGCCGTTCCTGACGCCGCTGAAACTGACGATGATGGTCTCGCTGTTCCTTGCGATTCCGGTGATCCTGCATCAGATCTGGGGCTTCATTGCGCCTGGCCTGTACAAGCATGAGAAGCGCATCGCTGTGCCGTTGCTGGTCTCCAGCATCCTGCTGTTCTACACCGGCATGGCATTCGCTTATTACTTCGTGTTCCCGCTGATCTTCAAGTTCTTCGCCGCCGCCACCCCGGCCGGCGTGGAAATGATGACCGACATCGCCAGCTACCTCGATTTCGTCATGACGCTGTTCTTCGCCTTCGGCGTGGCGTTTGAAATCCCGGTGGCCGTAGTGCTGCTGGTATGGATCGGCGTGGTCGACGTCAAATACCTGAAGAAAATCCGCCCGTACGTAATCATCGGCTGCTTCGTGGTCGGCATGATCCTGACGCCGCCGGACATCTTTTCGCAGACGCTGCTGGCTGTGCCGATGTGGATGCTGTTTGAAATCGGCATTCTGTTCGGTGGCCTGATCAGCAAACGCGAACGCCCGGACGAAACCGCCGACGATCACAACGACCAGCCGCCAGCGACCCAGGCATGA
- a CDS encoding 16S rRNA (uracil(1498)-N(3))-methyltransferase — MNLLLLEEADFIAADRVVLRDRRLTHMQEVHRSEVGDSLRVGRINGLMGSAELLRLEAGEAELRVSLDQPPPAKLPLTLVLALPRPKMLRRIFQTVATMGVSKVILVNSYRVEKSFWQTPFLEPDAIRENLILGLEQARDTVLPEVVIEKRFKPFVEDRLPAITEGTLGLVGHPGNYPPCPRALSEPVTLAIGPEGGWIPYEIDLLAKSGLQPVQLGDRILRVETAVTALLARLF, encoded by the coding sequence ATGAACCTGCTGTTGCTCGAAGAGGCCGATTTCATTGCGGCTGACCGCGTGGTCTTGCGTGATCGTCGTCTGACCCACATGCAGGAAGTTCACCGTTCGGAAGTCGGTGACAGCCTGCGCGTTGGCCGGATCAACGGGCTGATGGGCTCGGCTGAGTTGTTGCGGCTGGAGGCGGGTGAGGCTGAACTGCGCGTCAGCCTCGATCAGCCACCGCCGGCCAAACTGCCGTTGACCCTGGTGCTGGCCCTGCCGCGTCCGAAAATGCTCCGTCGGATCTTTCAGACCGTGGCGACCATGGGCGTTTCGAAGGTGATTCTGGTCAACAGCTACCGGGTCGAGAAGAGTTTTTGGCAGACACCGTTTCTTGAGCCTGACGCGATTCGCGAAAATTTGATCCTCGGTCTGGAACAGGCCCGGGATACCGTGCTGCCGGAAGTCGTCATCGAGAAGCGCTTCAAGCCGTTTGTCGAAGATCGGCTGCCGGCGATTACCGAAGGCACCCTTGGCCTCGTCGGCCATCCCGGTAACTATCCGCCCTGCCCGCGTGCACTCAGCGAACCGGTGACTCTGGCCATCGGCCCGGAGGGTGGCTGGATCCCTTACGAAATCGACCTGCTGGCCAAGTCCGGCCTGCAACCGGTGCAACTGGGCGATCGCATCCTGCGCGTCGAAACCGCCGTTACCGCCCTGCTCGCCCGCCTCTTCTAA
- a CDS encoding methyl-accepting chemotaxis protein — MYRWLAENLGNVSVKRKLGIGFGLVLLLTLLITFTGWTGMSGIISRGDKLGFISSLNELTKDLRLARLDYEARRGEQGPGAVNELLSKLDSGLQTARSLIEQPSDAAMVDQQLAAVAEYKRAFADMTQATVQREDARSKLGASADNAVAKVAEVEKSMLQGDSVAQFNSVIELSKLLQQARYQVRGYTYSGKADAEQPALDAIDNALKNLESLPSKLPEQHIANLQQATDSIKAYRAAVAQFRDSQVNNAKAQARMSTQGDILLDVSKKLTESQTVVRDTDAAHAKNMLIIATLLAVAFGLLAAWAITRQIIIPLNQTLKVAERVAAGDLTHNLVSQRRDELGQLQRSMQSMTQGLRDLIGGISDGVTQIASAAEELSAVTEQTSAGVNNQKIETDQVATAMNEMAATVQEVARNAEEASEAAVAADQQAREGDKVVGEAIAQIERLAVEVGHSTEAMSELKRESDKIGSVLDVIKSVAQQTNLLALNAAIEAARAGEAGRGFAVVADEVRSLAQRTQKSTEEIEELIVGLQNGTQQVATIMDNSRTLTDSSVELTRRAGGSLESITRTVSAIQAMNQQIAAAAEQQSAVAEEINRSVLNVRDVSDQTSAASEETAASSVELARLGTHLQMLVGRFKV; from the coding sequence ATGTACCGTTGGTTAGCCGAGAATCTTGGGAACGTCAGCGTCAAACGCAAGCTGGGAATCGGTTTCGGCCTGGTGCTGTTGCTGACGCTGTTGATCACCTTCACCGGCTGGACCGGTATGAGCGGCATCATCAGCCGTGGCGACAAGCTCGGTTTCATCTCCAGCCTCAACGAGCTGACCAAAGACCTGCGCCTGGCGCGCCTGGACTATGAAGCACGCCGTGGCGAACAAGGCCCGGGCGCGGTTAATGAACTGCTGAGCAAACTCGACAGTGGTCTGCAAACTGCGCGCAGCCTGATTGAACAACCGTCCGACGCGGCGATGGTCGATCAGCAACTGGCTGCCGTTGCTGAATACAAGCGCGCCTTTGCCGACATGACCCAAGCCACCGTGCAACGCGAAGACGCCCGCAGCAAGCTCGGCGCCAGTGCCGACAACGCCGTGGCGAAAGTCGCAGAAGTGGAAAAATCCATGCTGCAGGGTGATAGCGTCGCTCAATTCAACAGCGTGATCGAACTGAGCAAACTGCTGCAACAGGCTCGCTATCAGGTGCGCGGCTACACCTACAGCGGCAAGGCCGATGCTGAGCAGCCGGCGCTGGACGCCATCGACAATGCCCTGAAAAACCTCGAAAGCCTGCCATCGAAACTGCCGGAACAGCATATCGCCAACCTGCAACAGGCAACCGACTCGATCAAGGCCTACCGTGCGGCGGTTGCTCAGTTCCGCGACTCGCAGGTCAACAATGCCAAGGCCCAGGCGCGCATGTCGACTCAGGGCGACATCCTGCTCGACGTCAGTAAAAAGCTCACCGAATCGCAGACCGTGGTGCGCGACACCGATGCCGCTCACGCCAAGAACATGCTGATCATCGCTACTCTGCTGGCCGTGGCCTTCGGTCTGCTGGCGGCTTGGGCGATCACCCGGCAGATCATCATTCCGCTGAACCAGACCCTGAAAGTCGCCGAACGCGTCGCAGCCGGTGACCTGACCCACAACCTGGTCTCCCAGCGCCGCGATGAACTCGGTCAGCTGCAACGTTCGATGCAAAGCATGACCCAAGGCCTGCGCGACTTGATCGGCGGGATCAGCGATGGCGTCACCCAGATCGCCAGCGCTGCCGAAGAGCTGTCGGCGGTGACCGAACAGACCAGCGCCGGGGTCAACAATCAGAAAATCGAGACCGACCAGGTCGCCACCGCCATGAACGAAATGGCCGCCACCGTGCAGGAAGTCGCGCGCAACGCCGAGGAAGCGTCCGAAGCCGCCGTCGCCGCCGACCAGCAAGCTCGCGAAGGCGACAAAGTGGTCGGCGAAGCCATCGCGCAGATCGAACGTCTGGCCGTTGAAGTCGGTCACTCCACCGAAGCCATGAGCGAGCTCAAGCGCGAAAGCGACAAGATCGGCAGCGTCCTCGACGTGATCAAGTCCGTAGCCCAGCAAACCAACCTGCTGGCCCTCAACGCTGCCATTGAGGCCGCCCGTGCCGGTGAAGCCGGACGTGGTTTTGCCGTGGTTGCCGACGAAGTGCGCAGCCTCGCCCAGCGCACCCAGAAGTCCACCGAAGAGATTGAAGAGCTGATCGTCGGCCTGCAAAACGGCACTCAGCAAGTCGCAACGATCATGGACAACAGCCGCACCCTGACCGATAGCAGCGTCGAGCTGACCCGTCGTGCCGGTGGCTCGCTGGAAAGCATCACCCGCACGGTTTCAGCGATTCAGGCGATGAACCAGCAGATTGCGGCGGCGGCCGAGCAGCAGAGTGCGGTGGCTGAAGAGATCAACCGTAGCGTGTTGAATGTGCGCGATGTGTCGGATCAGACGTCGGCGGCGAGTGAAGAGACAGCGGCGTCTAGCGTTGAGCTGGCGCGGCTGGGGACGCATCTGCAGATGCTGGTGGGTCGCTTCAAGGTTTGA
- a CDS encoding amino acid ABC transporter ATP-binding protein, translated as MIEVRDLVKVFDTRGQVVRAVDNVSTTVAKGEVLVVIGPSGSGKSTFLRCLNGLEEFDSGSVSIDGLQLADPKTDVNAYRREVGMVFQHFNLFPHMTVLENLCLAQKVVRKRGKKEREAKAMELLKKVGIAQKANEFPSRLSGGQQQRVAIARALAMEPKVMLFDEPTSALDPEMVGEVLDVMKNLAVEGMTMVCVTHEMGFAREVADRVLFFDHGKLLEDAAPAEFFDAPKDPRAQAFLRQVL; from the coding sequence GTGATTGAAGTCCGCGATCTGGTAAAAGTTTTCGACACTCGTGGCCAGGTGGTGCGTGCGGTGGATAACGTCAGCACGACAGTCGCCAAGGGCGAAGTGCTGGTGGTCATCGGCCCCTCCGGCTCCGGCAAGTCGACCTTCCTGCGCTGCCTCAATGGTCTGGAAGAATTCGATTCCGGCTCGGTGAGCATCGACGGCCTGCAACTGGCCGACCCGAAAACCGACGTCAACGCCTACCGCCGCGAAGTCGGCATGGTGTTCCAGCACTTCAACCTGTTCCCGCACATGACCGTGCTGGAAAACCTCTGTCTGGCGCAGAAAGTCGTGCGCAAGCGCGGCAAGAAAGAGCGCGAAGCCAAGGCCATGGAGTTGCTGAAGAAGGTCGGCATCGCACAGAAGGCCAACGAGTTTCCGTCACGCCTGTCTGGCGGACAGCAGCAGCGCGTGGCGATTGCCCGGGCGCTGGCGATGGAGCCGAAGGTCATGCTGTTCGATGAGCCGACTTCGGCGCTCGACCCGGAAATGGTCGGCGAAGTGCTGGATGTGATGAAAAATCTGGCCGTGGAAGGCATGACCATGGTCTGCGTGACCCACGAAATGGGGTTCGCTCGGGAAGTAGCGGATCGTGTGCTGTTCTTCGATCACGGCAAATTGCTCGAAGATGCCGCGCCGGCAGAGTTCTTTGATGCGCCGAAGGATCCACGGGCTCAGGCCTTCCTGCGTCAGGTCCTTTAA